Proteins encoded together in one Streptomyces sp. NA04227 window:
- a CDS encoding HAMP domain-containing sensor histidine kinase has protein sequence MHSRLLPLLIVLMAGVLLALGFPLAVSVAAAEQQKVVVDRIDDTARFASLAQYVTQRSTGSRRTVKDERQETLEHELDRYHEVYGIRAGVFYRDDEPMAHAPQSWYLPARGAERKAFQEALLSRPGHDPAQVWPWQRGGRLIVASPVVRDGDVVAVVVTDSPTGQMRSRTLRTWLLICLGEGAAMLLAVGAALRLTGWVLRPVRVLDATTHDIATGRLKSRVAETGGPPELRRLAQSFNEMADNVEEVLEQQRAFVADASHQLRNPLAALLLRIELLALELPEGNEEIASVRTEGKRLAQVLDDLLDLALAEHADADLGLTDLGELAAERVASWRATAEAKGVRLTGHCPALTAWADPVAVSSALDAVIDNAVKFTPEGGEVRVLVAVEGERAVVRVLDEGPGLTEEELSRIGDRFWRSNRHQNIKGSGLGLSITRALLAAGDGTLSYAHRDPHGLEASVSLPRSSPQP, from the coding sequence GTGCACTCTCGTCTGCTGCCGCTGCTCATCGTCCTCATGGCGGGCGTGCTTCTCGCGCTCGGCTTTCCGCTGGCGGTGAGCGTGGCCGCCGCCGAGCAGCAGAAGGTCGTCGTCGACCGGATCGACGACACGGCCCGGTTCGCCTCGCTCGCGCAGTACGTCACCCAGCGCTCGACCGGCTCGCGCCGCACCGTCAAGGACGAGCGCCAGGAGACCCTGGAGCACGAACTCGACCGCTACCACGAGGTGTACGGGATCAGGGCGGGCGTCTTCTACCGCGACGACGAGCCCATGGCGCACGCCCCGCAGTCCTGGTACCTGCCCGCGCGGGGCGCCGAGCGGAAGGCGTTCCAGGAGGCGCTCCTTTCGCGGCCCGGGCACGACCCGGCGCAGGTCTGGCCCTGGCAGCGCGGCGGACGGCTGATCGTCGCCTCGCCGGTGGTACGGGACGGGGACGTGGTGGCCGTGGTGGTCACCGACTCGCCGACCGGTCAGATGCGCTCCAGGACCCTGCGCACCTGGCTGCTCATCTGCCTGGGCGAGGGCGCCGCGATGCTGCTCGCCGTCGGTGCCGCGCTGCGGCTGACCGGCTGGGTGCTGCGGCCGGTACGGGTACTCGACGCGACCACCCACGACATCGCCACCGGACGGCTGAAGTCGCGCGTCGCCGAGACCGGCGGGCCGCCCGAACTGCGGCGCCTGGCACAGTCGTTCAACGAGATGGCGGACAACGTCGAGGAGGTGCTCGAACAGCAGCGGGCCTTCGTCGCCGACGCCTCGCACCAGCTGCGCAATCCGCTGGCCGCCCTGCTGTTGCGCATCGAGCTGCTTGCCCTCGAACTGCCCGAGGGCAACGAGGAGATCGCCTCCGTACGCACCGAGGGCAAGCGTCTGGCCCAGGTTCTCGACGACCTCCTCGACCTCGCCCTCGCCGAGCACGCGGACGCCGACCTGGGACTGACCGACCTCGGCGAACTGGCCGCCGAACGCGTCGCCTCCTGGCGCGCGACCGCCGAGGCCAAGGGCGTACGCCTGACCGGCCACTGCCCCGCCCTGACCGCCTGGGCCGACCCGGTGGCCGTCTCCAGCGCCCTGGACGCCGTGATCGACAACGCCGTCAAGTTCACCCCGGAAGGCGGCGAGGTACGCGTCCTGGTCGCCGTGGAGGGCGAGCGCGCCGTGGTCCGGGTGCTCGACGAGGGGCCCGGCCTCACCGAGGAGGAGCTCTCCCGTATCGGCGACCGCTTCTGGCGCAGCAACCGGCACCAGAACATCAAGGGGTCGGGCCTGGGCCTGTCCATCACCCGGGCGCTGCTCGCGGCGGGCGACGGCACCCTCTCGTACGCGCACCGCGATCCGCACGGTCTCGAGGCCAGCGTCTCGCTGCCGCGCAGTTCGCCGCAGCCCTGA
- a CDS encoding glycoside hydrolase family 38 C-terminal domain-containing protein → MHDDRGLIEARLQRVLKERILPAVYSHSVPLTVEAWVAPGEPVPVAEGLAAAHTPVAVGDAWGAPWATTWFKVTGTVPEEWAGRTVEAVLDLGFDEKMPGFQCEALVYTPDGEPVKGLNPRNQWVRVGAPVAGGERVEWRLEAASNPVILDYHPFLPTRLGDKDTAGSEPQYRLARMDLAVFETEVWELVMDLEVAGELMHELPLDSGRRADLLRALGRALDAVDLQDVPGTAAAARARLTEVLSSPADASAHRISAVGHAHIDSAWLWPLRETVRKVARTTANMTALLEDEPEFVFAMSQAQQFAWIKEHRPEVYAKVKKAVAEGRFVPAGGMWVESDTNMPGSEAMARQFVHGKRFFLDEFGIENDEAWLPDTFGFAAGLPQIIKAAGAKWLLTQKISWSQINKFPHHTFQWEGIDGTRIFTHFPPVDTYNCSMLGREIAHAATNFKDKGKARHSLAPTGWGDGGGGTTREMVAKSRRLANLEGSPTVEWESPAAFFAKAEAEYAEPPVWAGELYLELHRATLTSQAQTKQGNRRSEHLLREAELWAATAAVRSQFPYPYEELDRIWKTVLLHQFHDILPGSSIAWVHREARATYQRLAGELNAIIDGAQRALAGEPAQPGAELVFNAAPHSRAGALAGGAAPAASAEGTVTVTSLPDGGHGLDNGLLRVAIDTRGLVVSVYDIRADRETIAPGRAANLLQLHPDFPNMWDAWDVDEFYRNVVTDLTEADSVTVAEEPGAAAVTVTRSFGSSRVTQVLRLAADSARLDIDTEVDWHETEKFLKAAFPLDLHTDRYAAETQFGHLYRPTHTNTSWEAAKFEACQHRFVHFAEPGFGVALVNDSTYGHDVTRTVRPEDSGTTTTVRVSLLRAPRFPDPETDQGVHRFRHSLVPGASITDAVREGYRINLPERRVPGSGAVSPLAWTEDDAVVVSAVKLADDGSGDVVVRLYEATGGRARTKLRLGFPAASVVATDLLERELADGPRFVVEDGAVALALRPFQLVTLRLAVSG, encoded by the coding sequence ATGCATGACGACCGCGGCCTGATCGAGGCCCGTCTGCAGCGCGTCCTCAAGGAGCGCATCCTCCCCGCCGTCTACTCGCACTCGGTGCCGCTGACCGTGGAGGCCTGGGTCGCCCCCGGCGAGCCGGTGCCGGTGGCCGAAGGTCTCGCGGCCGCGCACACACCGGTCGCGGTCGGCGACGCGTGGGGGGCTCCGTGGGCCACCACCTGGTTCAAGGTGACCGGCACCGTTCCCGAGGAATGGGCGGGCCGCACCGTGGAGGCGGTGCTCGACCTCGGCTTCGACGAGAAGATGCCGGGCTTCCAGTGCGAAGCGCTCGTCTACACCCCGGACGGCGAGCCGGTGAAGGGCCTCAACCCGCGCAACCAGTGGGTACGGGTGGGCGCTCCGGTGGCCGGCGGCGAGCGGGTCGAGTGGCGCCTGGAGGCGGCGTCCAATCCGGTCATCCTCGACTACCACCCCTTCCTGCCCACTCGGCTCGGCGACAAGGACACCGCGGGCAGCGAGCCGCAGTACCGCCTCGCACGGATGGATCTGGCCGTCTTCGAGACCGAGGTCTGGGAGCTGGTGATGGATCTGGAGGTGGCCGGTGAGCTGATGCACGAACTGCCCCTGGACAGCGGGCGCCGGGCCGATCTGCTGCGTGCGCTCGGCCGCGCGCTTGACGCGGTCGACCTCCAGGACGTGCCGGGCACGGCGGCCGCGGCCCGCGCCCGCCTCACCGAGGTGCTGTCCTCGCCCGCGGACGCCTCCGCGCACCGCATCAGCGCGGTCGGCCACGCCCACATCGACTCCGCCTGGCTGTGGCCGCTGCGCGAGACCGTCCGCAAGGTCGCCCGCACCACCGCGAACATGACCGCGCTCCTGGAGGACGAGCCCGAGTTCGTGTTCGCCATGTCGCAGGCGCAGCAGTTCGCGTGGATCAAGGAGCACCGGCCCGAGGTCTACGCCAAGGTCAAGAAGGCCGTCGCGGAGGGCCGGTTCGTGCCCGCGGGCGGCATGTGGGTCGAGTCCGACACCAACATGCCGGGCTCGGAGGCCATGGCCCGCCAGTTCGTGCACGGCAAGCGCTTCTTCCTCGACGAGTTCGGCATCGAGAACGACGAGGCCTGGCTGCCGGACACCTTCGGCTTCGCGGCCGGACTTCCGCAGATCATCAAGGCGGCCGGGGCGAAGTGGCTGCTGACCCAGAAGATCTCCTGGTCGCAGATCAACAAGTTCCCGCACCACACCTTCCAGTGGGAGGGCATCGACGGCACCCGGATCTTCACCCACTTCCCGCCCGTCGACACCTACAACTGCTCGATGCTCGGCCGCGAAATCGCCCACGCCGCGACGAACTTCAAGGACAAGGGCAAGGCCCGGCACTCGCTCGCCCCCACCGGCTGGGGCGACGGGGGCGGCGGCACCACCCGGGAGATGGTCGCCAAGTCACGGCGGCTCGCGAACCTGGAGGGCTCCCCCACCGTCGAGTGGGAGTCCCCGGCCGCCTTCTTCGCCAAGGCCGAGGCCGAATACGCCGAACCGCCGGTCTGGGCGGGCGAGCTCTACCTGGAGCTGCACCGCGCCACCCTCACCAGCCAGGCCCAGACCAAGCAGGGCAACCGCCGCAGCGAACACCTGCTGCGCGAGGCCGAACTCTGGGCCGCCACCGCCGCCGTACGCAGCCAATTCCCGTACCCCTACGAGGAGTTGGACCGGATCTGGAAGACCGTACTGCTGCACCAGTTCCACGACATCCTGCCCGGCTCGTCCATCGCCTGGGTGCACCGTGAAGCCCGCGCCACCTATCAGCGCCTGGCCGGGGAACTGAACGCGATCATCGACGGCGCCCAGCGCGCGCTGGCCGGCGAGCCCGCGCAGCCGGGTGCGGAGCTGGTGTTCAACGCGGCCCCGCACTCGCGCGCCGGTGCCCTCGCGGGCGGCGCCGCACCCGCGGCCAGCGCCGAGGGCACCGTCACCGTCACCTCGCTCCCCGACGGCGGCCACGGCCTCGACAACGGCCTGCTGCGGGTGGCCATCGACACGCGCGGGCTCGTCGTCTCCGTGTACGACATCCGCGCCGACCGGGAGACGATCGCGCCGGGACGGGCGGCCAACCTGCTCCAGCTCCACCCCGACTTCCCGAACATGTGGGACGCCTGGGACGTCGACGAGTTCTACCGCAACGTCGTCACCGACCTCACCGAGGCGGACTCCGTGACCGTCGCCGAGGAACCGGGCGCCGCGGCCGTCACCGTGACCCGCTCCTTCGGCTCCTCGCGCGTCACCCAGGTCCTGCGGCTGGCCGCCGACAGCGCACGGCTCGACATCGACACCGAGGTCGACTGGCACGAGACCGAGAAGTTCCTCAAGGCGGCGTTCCCGCTCGACCTGCACACCGACCGGTACGCCGCCGAGACCCAGTTCGGCCACCTGTACCGGCCCACCCACACCAACACCAGCTGGGAGGCGGCCAAGTTCGAGGCCTGCCAGCACCGCTTCGTCCACTTCGCCGAGCCCGGTTTCGGCGTCGCCCTGGTCAACGACTCCACCTACGGACACGACGTCACCCGCACCGTCCGCCCGGAGGACTCCGGCACCACCACCACGGTCCGCGTCTCCCTGCTGCGCGCCCCCCGCTTCCCCGACCCCGAGACCGACCAGGGCGTGCACCGCTTCCGCCACTCCCTGGTCCCCGGCGCCTCGATCACCGACGCGGTCCGCGAGGGCTACCGCATCAACCTGCCGGAGCGGCGCGTACCTGGCTCGGGCGCGGTCTCCCCGCTGGCGTGGACCGAGGACGACGCGGTGGTCGTCAGCGCGGTCAAACTCGCCGACGACGGCTCGGGCGACGTAGTCGTCCGGCTCTACGAGGCGACCGGCGGCCGCGCCCGGACCAAGCTGCGCCTCGGCTTCCCGGCCGCCTCCGTCGTCGCGACCGATCTCCTTGAGCGCGAACTCGCGGACGGGCCCCGGTTCGTCGTCGAGGACGGTGCGGTGGCGCTTGCGCTGCGCCCGTTCCAGCTGGTGACACTGCGCTTGGCCGTGAGCGGCTGA